One Qiania dongpingensis genomic window carries:
- a CDS encoding carbohydrate kinase family protein has protein sequence MGNNAETKREGIIVAGTLTLDLTPVFESQKKAGAVEEILVPGKVVHVAGIDIHPGGAVSNTGLGLKVLGAKVHPIGKVGKDELGDIVCRYYEKYGAAEDLIVDGSISTSYSIALAPPGIDRIFLHDPCAGNTFRKDDIDKTLYETAEVFHYGYPPVSHYLYINDGAECIAMMKEAKEAGVATSVDLCAVDPECESGRADWIGIIRKLSPYVDFFEPSIEELIFYLDRDKYNRLFAEAQNGDMIGLLDMERDVKPLAEQLISWGAKVVLVKCGYKGLYLMTAGAGALAGIGGGISLNPEDWADKACFERSYVPDQVLSGTGAGDTTIAAFLYAVTQGYSRERCLQLAAATGASCVESYDALGGLKSFEELIRKIDAGWKKQ, from the coding sequence ATGGGAAACAACGCAGAGACAAAGAGAGAGGGAATCATCGTGGCAGGGACGCTCACGCTGGATTTGACCCCGGTATTTGAGTCCCAGAAAAAAGCGGGGGCCGTGGAGGAAATCCTGGTTCCCGGGAAGGTCGTCCATGTGGCGGGCATCGACATCCACCCGGGAGGCGCCGTTTCCAATACGGGCCTTGGCCTTAAGGTCCTGGGTGCAAAGGTACATCCTATCGGAAAAGTCGGCAAAGACGAGTTGGGAGACATCGTCTGCCGTTATTATGAAAAGTATGGAGCGGCGGAAGACCTAATCGTGGACGGCAGCATTTCCACGTCTTATTCCATTGCGCTGGCGCCTCCTGGAATCGACCGGATCTTTCTTCATGATCCCTGTGCGGGGAATACCTTCCGGAAGGATGATATCGACAAAACGCTTTATGAGACAGCCGAGGTCTTCCATTACGGATACCCGCCGGTCAGCCATTACCTTTATATCAATGACGGGGCGGAATGCATTGCCATGATGAAGGAAGCGAAGGAAGCCGGAGTGGCCACCTCCGTAGACTTATGCGCGGTGGATCCGGAATGTGAGAGCGGCCGCGCGGACTGGATCGGGATCATCCGGAAGCTTTCTCCGTATGTGGATTTCTTTGAGCCGAGCATTGAGGAGCTCATCTTCTATCTGGACAGGGATAAATATAACCGCCTGTTTGCCGAGGCACAGAACGGCGATATGATCGGGCTTCTGGATATGGAAAGGGATGTGAAGCCTCTGGCGGAGCAGCTGATTTCCTGGGGAGCAAAAGTAGTGCTTGTGAAATGCGGTTATAAAGGATTATATCTGATGACCGCGGGAGCCGGCGCCTTGGCCGGGATCGGCGGAGGTATCTCGCTCAATCCGGAGGACTGGGCGGATAAAGCGTGCTTTGAGAGAAGCTACGTGCCGGATCAGGTGCTTTCGGGCACGGGTGCGGGAGATACGACCATTGCCGCGTTCCTTTACGCGGTGACGCAGGGATATTCCAGAGAAAGATGCCTGCAGCTGGCGGCGGCGACAGGAGCATCCTGTGTGGAATCCTATGATGCGCTGGGCGGCCTGAAGAGCTTTGAGGAGCTGATACGGAAAATCGACGCAGGCTGGAAGAAACAATAG